A DNA window from Pungitius pungitius chromosome 1, fPunPun2.1, whole genome shotgun sequence contains the following coding sequences:
- the haus6 gene encoding HAUS augmin-like complex subunit 6 isoform X1 has product MANPALLRKRDGRYLWFSLLALEFQPGAETQSIACKTSNLKHINLGPNMFDKPNKDAFHLVTHFLLERLNPTRFNEEYRHCWPILGHKMDAEFRKVTCAWLREIMDQTKNAGSKVVASVLLSPGGSKFVNLMLNLANHVMLQEMKTLTTDGSWVPEAAAMPASSLDMAMKRRNLIRTGFLKAALAQDRFQRDYQGRAQALVKSRMESRAEGAKYNELSKRHSSASKQDGGSVAEKIKMVRSLWSDVEGMLSTNKEAQHIVESVLNGDVDQYKLDGTGRVLQISPSLLERIEQLPHQLSSGNVYEGGQLNLLCVLELTNHALQLLKEERVRVSHAPKPEFPALQLQERCQQMARALQNLHLLRQKISKEEIPEVRNSIKKLEAAWDRKWMDILRDTPLVSFLNEDPTLGFLSPMAPLSFEPAADTSYEISVFYQYPATLLDRPAESKTPEATPLRSTNLKSSGPATAVRSESPVATARVSSQANSSLDWLLDTSPYPPLSAPSVPPPQASVRKTAHFHQKVATKRTKTPDRSNILDMECDNLADQFADAVTTTSPQEGRVTGLDLDGLLGTLHGDPFSTRKQLTRTPESLILDVKTSWRKAVEEDEAEKSGRLAKVNNSLKGFLSPVNEQGLSSKSTLFWDTFNAEAFDSPSGTGSSAVQFSLDQETLPEMPSYDSLLSLEDEAVDMKSADDELRLSFLKSEETSSLTTRHHPAPGQRRRGSGSSMESRTRTPEVNGERHDQTEERDWPAARAESVDATDTVFSLDLDALETPPHTRKREYSLPELITFSPIDDLTC; this is encoded by the exons ATGGCAAACCCGGCGTTGTTGCGGAAAAGAGATGGACGATATCTGTGGTTTTCTCTTCTTGCGCTCGAATTTCAACCAGGCGCTGAAACGCAGTCAATCGCTTGCAAAACCAGCAACCTTAAACACATTAACCTGGGACC GAATATGTTCGACAAACCAAACAAGGATGCCTTCCACCTAGTGACCCATTTCCTGTTGGAGAGACTCAACCCGACACGTTTTAATGAGGAATACAG GCACTGCTGGCCCATTTTGGGCCATAAAATGGATGCTGAATTCCGCAAAGTTACCTGTGCTTGGCTGCGAGAAATAATG GATCAAACTAAAAATGCAGGATCCAAAGTGGTAGCATCCGTGTTGCTCTCACCCGGCGGCAGCAAGTTCGTCAATTTGATGCTTAACTTGGCCAATCATGTCATGCTGCAAGAAATGAAGACGCTCACCACAG ATGGAAGCTGGGTTCCCGAGGCTGCGGCGATGCCTGCTTCCTCCTTGGACATGGCCATGAAGAGGCGCAACCTGATCCGTACCGGGTTTCTGAAAGCTGCGCTGGCTCAGGATCGTTTTCAACGCGACTACCAGGGACGAGCACA GGCGCTGGTGAAGTCAAGGATGGAATCAAGAGCAGAGGGTGCCAAGTATAATGAACTATCAAA GCGTCACAGCAGTGCTTCAAAGCAGGATGGGGGTTCTGTAGCGGAAAAGATCAAAATG GTGCGCTCCTTGTGGTCCGACGTCGAAGGAATGCTGTCGACCAACAAAGAGGCGCAGCATATTGTGGAGTCTGTTTTGAACGGGGATGTAGACCAATACAAGCTGGACGGGACGGGTCGAGTCCTGCAAATTTCTCCCAGTCTGCTGGAGAGAATTGAACAGCTCCCACATCAG TTGAGTTCAGGGAATGTGTACGAGGGTGGCCAGCTGAACCTCCTGTGCGTGCTGGAGCTGACGAACCATGCGCTGCAGCTCCTGAAAGAAGAGCGCGTTCGGGTCTCTCATGCCCCAAAGCCTGAATTCCCGGCTCTGCAACTGCAGGAGAGATGTCAGCAGATGGCCCGGGCGCTGCAGAACCTTCACCTCCTCAG acaAAAGATTTCCAAGGAAGAAATTCCTGAGGTCAGAAATTCCATCAAAAAGTTGGAAGCTGCAtgggacaggaagtggatgGATATTCTGAGAGACACACCCCTGGTCTCATTTCTGAATGAAGATCCT ACTCTCGGCTTCCTCTCCCCAATGGCTCCACTGTCTTTTGAACCGGCAGCTGACACGAGCTACGAAATCAGTGTCTTCTACCAGTACCCCGCGACACTTCTTG ATAGGCCTGCAGAAAGTAAAACACCAGAGGCCACCCCCCTGAGGTCTACTAACCTTAAGAG CTCCGGCCCTGCAACAGCTGTGAGAAGTGAAAGTCCTGTCGCCACTGCTCGCGTTTCATCACAGGCGAACAGCTCTCTTGACTGGCTCTTGGACACATCTCCCTACCCCCCGCTGAGTGCTCCATCAGTACCACCCCCCCAG gcCAGTGTCAGGAAGACGGCCCATTTTCACCAGAAGGTGGCAACAAAGAGGACCAAGACTCCAGATAGGTCCAATATATTAGACATGGAATGTGATAACCTCGCTGATCAG TTTGCAGATGCTGTAACTACAACCAGTCCCCAAGAAGGCCGAGTGACGGGTCTCGACCTGGACGGCCTTCTAGGCACTCTCCACGGAGATCCCTTCTCTACTAGAAAGCAGCTGACACGTACACCGGAGAGCTTGA ttctGGATGTGAAGACCTCCTGGCGCAAGGCAGTTGAGGAAGATGAAGCCGAGAAAAGCGGGCGGTTGGCAAAGGTCAACAACAGCTTGAAAGGGTTTCTCTCTCCTGTCAACGAGCAGGGCCTCTCCTCCAAATCCACCCTGTTTTGGGACACCTTCAACGCGGAGGCGTTCGACAGCCCGAGCGGCACGGGCAGCAGCGCCGTCCAGTTCAGCCTCGACCAGGAAACGCTCCCCGAAATGCCGAGCTACGACAGTCTTCTGAGCCTCGAAGACGAAGCGGTGGACATGAAGAGCGCGGACGACGAGCTCCGGCTATCCTTCCTGAAGAGTGAGGAGACGTCGTCGCTGACCACGCGCCATCACCCGGCTCCGGGCCAGCGGCGGCGTGGAAGTGGCTCCTCAATGGAAAGCCGGACGAGGACGCCGGAGGTTAACGGAGAACGGCATGATCAGACTGAAGAGAGAGACTGGCCAGCGGCGCGCGCCGAGTCGGTGGATGCCACGGACACGGTGTTCTCACTGGACCTGGACGCGCTGGAGACGCCGCCTCACACGAGGAAGCGGGAATACAGCCTCCCAGAACTGATCACATTCTCCCCGATAGATGACTTGACGTGTTGA
- the haus6 gene encoding HAUS augmin-like complex subunit 6 isoform X2, translating to MVLHSNGSWRRDWTELRLALGNMFDKPNKDAFHLVTHFLLERLNPTRFNEEYRHCWPILGHKMDAEFRKVTCAWLREIMDQTKNAGSKVVASVLLSPGGSKFVNLMLNLANHVMLQEMKTLTTDGSWVPEAAAMPASSLDMAMKRRNLIRTGFLKAALAQDRFQRDYQGRAQALVKSRMESRAEGAKYNELSKRHSSASKQDGGSVAEKIKMVRSLWSDVEGMLSTNKEAQHIVESVLNGDVDQYKLDGTGRVLQISPSLLERIEQLPHQLSSGNVYEGGQLNLLCVLELTNHALQLLKEERVRVSHAPKPEFPALQLQERCQQMARALQNLHLLRQKISKEEIPEVRNSIKKLEAAWDRKWMDILRDTPLVSFLNEDPTLGFLSPMAPLSFEPAADTSYEISVFYQYPATLLDRPAESKTPEATPLRSTNLKSSGPATAVRSESPVATARVSSQANSSLDWLLDTSPYPPLSAPSVPPPQASVRKTAHFHQKVATKRTKTPDRSNILDMECDNLADQFADAVTTTSPQEGRVTGLDLDGLLGTLHGDPFSTRKQLTRTPESLILDVKTSWRKAVEEDEAEKSGRLAKVNNSLKGFLSPVNEQGLSSKSTLFWDTFNAEAFDSPSGTGSSAVQFSLDQETLPEMPSYDSLLSLEDEAVDMKSADDELRLSFLKSEETSSLTTRHHPAPGQRRRGSGSSMESRTRTPEVNGERHDQTEERDWPAARAESVDATDTVFSLDLDALETPPHTRKREYSLPELITFSPIDDLTC from the exons ATGGTTCTCCACTCAAACGGCTCCTGGAGGAGGGATTGGACCGAGTTGCGGCTCGCACTTGG GAATATGTTCGACAAACCAAACAAGGATGCCTTCCACCTAGTGACCCATTTCCTGTTGGAGAGACTCAACCCGACACGTTTTAATGAGGAATACAG GCACTGCTGGCCCATTTTGGGCCATAAAATGGATGCTGAATTCCGCAAAGTTACCTGTGCTTGGCTGCGAGAAATAATG GATCAAACTAAAAATGCAGGATCCAAAGTGGTAGCATCCGTGTTGCTCTCACCCGGCGGCAGCAAGTTCGTCAATTTGATGCTTAACTTGGCCAATCATGTCATGCTGCAAGAAATGAAGACGCTCACCACAG ATGGAAGCTGGGTTCCCGAGGCTGCGGCGATGCCTGCTTCCTCCTTGGACATGGCCATGAAGAGGCGCAACCTGATCCGTACCGGGTTTCTGAAAGCTGCGCTGGCTCAGGATCGTTTTCAACGCGACTACCAGGGACGAGCACA GGCGCTGGTGAAGTCAAGGATGGAATCAAGAGCAGAGGGTGCCAAGTATAATGAACTATCAAA GCGTCACAGCAGTGCTTCAAAGCAGGATGGGGGTTCTGTAGCGGAAAAGATCAAAATG GTGCGCTCCTTGTGGTCCGACGTCGAAGGAATGCTGTCGACCAACAAAGAGGCGCAGCATATTGTGGAGTCTGTTTTGAACGGGGATGTAGACCAATACAAGCTGGACGGGACGGGTCGAGTCCTGCAAATTTCTCCCAGTCTGCTGGAGAGAATTGAACAGCTCCCACATCAG TTGAGTTCAGGGAATGTGTACGAGGGTGGCCAGCTGAACCTCCTGTGCGTGCTGGAGCTGACGAACCATGCGCTGCAGCTCCTGAAAGAAGAGCGCGTTCGGGTCTCTCATGCCCCAAAGCCTGAATTCCCGGCTCTGCAACTGCAGGAGAGATGTCAGCAGATGGCCCGGGCGCTGCAGAACCTTCACCTCCTCAG acaAAAGATTTCCAAGGAAGAAATTCCTGAGGTCAGAAATTCCATCAAAAAGTTGGAAGCTGCAtgggacaggaagtggatgGATATTCTGAGAGACACACCCCTGGTCTCATTTCTGAATGAAGATCCT ACTCTCGGCTTCCTCTCCCCAATGGCTCCACTGTCTTTTGAACCGGCAGCTGACACGAGCTACGAAATCAGTGTCTTCTACCAGTACCCCGCGACACTTCTTG ATAGGCCTGCAGAAAGTAAAACACCAGAGGCCACCCCCCTGAGGTCTACTAACCTTAAGAG CTCCGGCCCTGCAACAGCTGTGAGAAGTGAAAGTCCTGTCGCCACTGCTCGCGTTTCATCACAGGCGAACAGCTCTCTTGACTGGCTCTTGGACACATCTCCCTACCCCCCGCTGAGTGCTCCATCAGTACCACCCCCCCAG gcCAGTGTCAGGAAGACGGCCCATTTTCACCAGAAGGTGGCAACAAAGAGGACCAAGACTCCAGATAGGTCCAATATATTAGACATGGAATGTGATAACCTCGCTGATCAG TTTGCAGATGCTGTAACTACAACCAGTCCCCAAGAAGGCCGAGTGACGGGTCTCGACCTGGACGGCCTTCTAGGCACTCTCCACGGAGATCCCTTCTCTACTAGAAAGCAGCTGACACGTACACCGGAGAGCTTGA ttctGGATGTGAAGACCTCCTGGCGCAAGGCAGTTGAGGAAGATGAAGCCGAGAAAAGCGGGCGGTTGGCAAAGGTCAACAACAGCTTGAAAGGGTTTCTCTCTCCTGTCAACGAGCAGGGCCTCTCCTCCAAATCCACCCTGTTTTGGGACACCTTCAACGCGGAGGCGTTCGACAGCCCGAGCGGCACGGGCAGCAGCGCCGTCCAGTTCAGCCTCGACCAGGAAACGCTCCCCGAAATGCCGAGCTACGACAGTCTTCTGAGCCTCGAAGACGAAGCGGTGGACATGAAGAGCGCGGACGACGAGCTCCGGCTATCCTTCCTGAAGAGTGAGGAGACGTCGTCGCTGACCACGCGCCATCACCCGGCTCCGGGCCAGCGGCGGCGTGGAAGTGGCTCCTCAATGGAAAGCCGGACGAGGACGCCGGAGGTTAACGGAGAACGGCATGATCAGACTGAAGAGAGAGACTGGCCAGCGGCGCGCGCCGAGTCGGTGGATGCCACGGACACGGTGTTCTCACTGGACCTGGACGCGCTGGAGACGCCGCCTCACACGAGGAAGCGGGAATACAGCCTCCCAGAACTGATCACATTCTCCCCGATAGATGACTTGACGTGTTGA